Genomic segment of Candoia aspera isolate rCanAsp1 chromosome 2, rCanAsp1.hap2, whole genome shotgun sequence:
gacggcatcccagctgaactgttcaaaatcttgcaagatgatgctgtcaaggtaatgcatgctatatgccagcaaatttggaaaacacaagaatggccatcagattggaaaaaatcaacttatatccccataccaaaaatgggaaacactaaagaatgttcaaactatcgaacagtggcactcatttcacatgccagtaaggtaatgctcaagatcctgcaaggcagacttcagcaattcatggagcgagaattgccagatgtacaagctgggtttagaaaaggcagaggagctagggaccaaattgtcaatatccgctggataatggaaaaagccagggagtttcagaaaaacatttatttctttttattgactattctaaagcctttgactgtgtggaccataacaaattgtggcaagttcttagcggtatggggataccaagtcatcttgtctgcctcctgaaggatctgtataacgaccaagtagcaacagtaagaacagaccacggaacggactggtttaagattgggaaaggagtacggcagggctgtatactctcaccctacctattcaacttgtacacagaacacatcatgcgacatgctgggcttgaggaatccaaggctggagttaaaatcgctggaagaaacgttaacaatgtcagatatgcagatgataccactttgatggctgaaagcaaagaggacctcaggagccttgtgatgaaggtgaaagaagaaagagctggaccataaggaaggctgagagaaggaaggtagatgcttttgaactgtggtgttggaggaaaattctgagagtgccttggactgcaagaagatcaaaccagtccatcctccaggaaatcaagccagactgctcacttgagggaatgatattcaaggcaaaactgaaatagtttggccacataatgagaagacaggacaccctggagaagatgttgatgctagggagagtggaaggcaaaagaggggccgaccaagggcaagatggatagatgacattctagaggtgatggattcgtccctgggggagctgcgggtgttgaggaccaacaggaagctcgggcgtaggctggtccatgaagtcaccaagagtcggaagcaactaaacgaataaacaactaaaTCTAGAATTTACATGGATTCTCACCCGAATGGATCTGTGCATGGGAAATTAGGTCACTGTTCCTCCTgatctctttccacactccatgcatttctatggcttctcccctgtgttgATCCTTTTATGGCGAGTAAGTTGACCACTCTGAATAAAAGTCTTCCCAtgctctgtgcatttatatggcttctcccctctgTGGATCCCTTTATGGAAAGTAAGGTAACCACttgttctgaaattctttccacactccgcacatttatatggtttctcccctgtgtggatccttttatgtttCATAAGGGACCCTTTttcactgaagctctttccacattccatgcatttatatggcctttcccctgtgtggatctttttatgggaagtaaggaaACCATTACGACTGAAGCTCATTCCGcactccatgcacttatatggcttctcccctgtgtggatctttTTATGTCTCATAAAGGACCCATTTTcactgaagccctttccacactccatgcatttatatggcctttcccctgtgtggatcttTTTATGGTCAGTAAGTTCACtgctctgaataaaggtctttccacacttgCTACATTTATATGGcctctctcctgtgtggatccttttatggcaagtaagttcACTGCTCTGAATAAAGTTCTTTCcaaactccatgcatttatatggcttctcccctgtgtggatccttttatggaaaGTAAGGGAACCACTAtgcctgaagctctttccacactccatgcatttatatggcttctcccctgtgtggatccttttatgggaattaaGGTGACTGCtccgaataaaggtctttccacactccgtgcatttatatggcttctctcctgtgtggatccttttatgggaagtaagggaaccaTTACGACTGAAGCTCATTCCACActtcatgcatttatatggcttttctcctgtgtggatccttttatgggaattaaGGTGACTGCTCcaaataaaggtctttccacactccatgcatttatatggcttctctcctgtgtggatccttttatgggaagtaagggaaccaCTACGACTGAAGCTCGTTCCACAcactgtgcatttatatggcttctctcctgtgtggatccttttatgggaagtgagGGAACCATTACGACTGAAGCtcattccacactccatgcacttatatggcttctctcccgtgtggatccttttatgggaagtaagagaaCCATTACGATTGAAGGtcattccacactccatgcatttatatggccctTCCCCTGTATGGATCTTTTTATGGTCAGTAAGTTCACCgctctgaataaaggtctttccacactccatgcatttatatggcttctctcctgtgtggatccttttatggcgaGTAAGTTCACTactctgaataaaggtctttccacactccatgcatttatatggcttctctcctgtgtggatccttttatggcgcGTAAGTTCACTACTCTGAATaaagttctttccacactccatgcattcatatgacttctcccctgtgtggatccttttatgggaattaaGGTGACTGCtccgaataaaggtctttccacactctgtgcatttatatggcttctctcctgtgtgcatccttttatgggaagtaagggaaccattttcactgaagccctttccacactccatgcatttatatggcttctctcctgtgtggatccttttatgggaagtaagttgaCTGCTCTTAATAAAGTGCTTttcacactccatgcatttatatggcctttcccctgtgtggatcttTTTATGGTCAGTAAGTTCACCGCTCTGAatgaaggtctttccacactccgtgcacttatatggcttctcccctgggTGGATGCTTTTATCAGAAGTAAGGGATCCATTttcacaagaaagaaggaaagtccaattgtaattttttccattgtCTTGGCATATATAATCTTCTCCTTTGGTTTGGGTTGGATAGTGTTCATTGACATCTAATTTGTCTTTGAATTGTCTGATGCTTTTCccagtatcttttttctttatttttccttcttgtgcAAGAAAGTGTGGCATCTGAGCATCGATAGAAGATGAGCTTTCTGTATTCCAATTATTTGACTGGTTCCTCTCATGCCTTCCTAGTTCCATTCGAATTGCAGGCTTCTCCGTTCCGTCTCCATGCCTGATCATTTGGGATGGTTCACTGGAATCTTTATTCTCCTGCGCATTATTACcttcaaaggaaaggagaaattaaaatgatagGAAATTTAGGGGGAAAGATCCAACTGTAGGAAGTCATAtgaatttccttctgaaattttgccaaattcCAGTATATTACAGTTTTGCATGCTTACAGTGGCACGGTATCGAAATGATAATTTCTGTATTCATGAGCCATAAGAGCTTGAAAAGATCTAAAgcatctttttttgtttattattatctgTACCTATTCAAATCCCACCCAAAGTCAGCTCTGAGTTAAGGAAGAATCAGGGGAACATCCAAACATCCAAGGAGGTATAAGGAGAAAACCTAACATTTATTGGAGGGGGTTCAATTTCAGCAGAGACCTGTGAGAACTAAATCAATTTTGAAACTCATCCTTTTCTTCCTAGCCAAACGCCTTTCATTTgcgttcctttttttcttggcaaaatcaCAAGGGGTGCAGAGGAAAAAACCTAGATTTCTTCTATTAACCCTAAACAGCATGTTTGCAATGCAGAAACAGCACCATTTTGCTCCTAATCTCAAGGCTCAGgactgaaatgaaaaggaagaaaagtcatTAATCCAAGCACCTGAATAAATGACAGTCCTCCAAAGGACTGATAGGGAAGCATCTGGACCCAAAAAGCTGAACTCAATATGATGGAGTTCTGCATCTCCTGAAGCCAAGGAGCTTTTTGTCACTGATATGAAATTGAAATGGAAAAATTCACCAGATGAGAGATGGCACAGGATGCATTTAAGCAGAGAGCCATTGACCTAAGAGACAGTTAAGGGATAACATCAGAAATATATGGGAGATTTTGGAATATTAGAACcacataatgaaaaagaagcGGCAGTGATCTTAgaactggactttcttgtttaaaattttggaagatatgactTCGGACAGAATTTTATTACATGGGTGGAATCAATCTACACTTTgcaaaaagcacaaataattgttaatggagcatTAACcaaaccttgtgagatacaaaaagggacaaggtaAGGATGCCCTTTGCCCCACTGCTGAGGGCATTTGCTGAGGATTTGGTGGTAATTCTGGAAGATTCTTTGGAGGGAATAGAAATACtaatgaaaaattaaagaaattggACATTTTAGTGGGTTTTAAGATCAATAatcaaaagacaaagatgttaacaaaaatatgaaaatggaagatCAA
This window contains:
- the LOC134489062 gene encoding zinc finger protein 91-like — translated: MIRHGDGTEKPAIRMELGRHERNQSNNWNTESSSSIDAQMPHFLAQEGKIKKKDTGKSIRQFKDKLDVNEHYPTQTKGEDYICQDNGKNYNWTFLLSCENGSLTSDKSIHPGEKPYKCTECGKTFIQSGELTDHKKIHTGERPYKCMECEKHFIKSSQLTSHKRIHTGEKPYKCMECGKGFSENGSLTSHKRMHTGEKPYKCTECGKTFIRSSHLNSHKRIHTGEKSYECMECGKNFIQSSELTRHKRIHTGEKPYKCMECGKTFIQSSELTRHKRIHTGEKPYKCMECGKTFIQSGELTDHKKIHTGEGPYKCMECGMTFNRNGSLTSHKRIHTGEKPYKCMECGMSFSRNGSLTSHKRIHTGEKPYKCTVCGTSFSRSGSLTSHKRIHTGEKPYKCMECGKTFIWSSHLNSHKRIHTGEKPYKCMKCGMSFSRNGSLTSHKRIHTGEKPYKCTECGKTFIRSSHLNSHKRIHTGEKPYKCMECGKSFRHSGSLTFHKRIHTGEKPYKCMEFGKNFIQSSELTCHKRIHTGERPYKCSKCGKTFIQSSELTDHKKIHTGERPYKCMECGKGFSENGSFMRHKKIHTGEKPYKCMECGMSFSRNGFLTSHKKIHTGERPYKCMECGKSFSEKGSLMKHKRIHTGEKPYKCAECGKNFRTSGYLTFHKGIHRGEKPYKCTEHGKTFIQSGQLTRHKRINTGEKP